In a single window of the Streptomyces sp. 846.5 genome:
- a CDS encoding ABC transporter permease, which yields MASAALQRPDTQPDSRPGARPAPPPLLREFSYWLHRYRRTWRGTVVISVANPLLFLAAIGAGLGKLVDRGVSGYLHGSSYVAFFAPGLLAAMAMQTGFIEAAGPVFQSARPQGNYRAAAATSMSPTDILGGHLLFMAFRLALSATAFSAVVAAFGITGPLRALLLVPAATLTGMAFCAPVAAWSVTVTRQARINGVFRFVLMPLYMFSGTFFSTDQLPRWLHAVIACTPLYQGIELCRSIVAGTATARGTALHTGYLAALVLLGYLAARRTFTRRLNG from the coding sequence ATGGCCTCGGCCGCACTCCAACGTCCCGACACGCAACCCGACTCGCGCCCCGGCGCGCGACCCGCACCGCCTCCGCTGCTGCGGGAGTTCAGCTACTGGCTGCACCGCTACCGCCGCACCTGGCGCGGCACCGTCGTGATCAGCGTGGCCAACCCGCTGCTCTTCCTGGCCGCGATCGGCGCCGGTCTCGGCAAGCTGGTGGACCGCGGCGTCAGCGGCTATCTGCACGGCAGTTCCTATGTCGCCTTCTTCGCCCCCGGGCTGCTGGCCGCGATGGCCATGCAGACCGGCTTCATCGAGGCGGCCGGACCGGTGTTCCAGTCGGCCCGCCCGCAGGGCAACTACCGTGCCGCCGCCGCGACGTCGATGAGCCCCACCGACATCCTCGGCGGCCATCTGCTGTTCATGGCCTTCCGGCTGGCCCTCAGCGCCACCGCGTTCAGCGCGGTGGTCGCCGCCTTCGGCATCACCGGTCCGCTGCGCGCCCTGCTGCTGGTGCCCGCGGCCACCCTCACCGGGATGGCCTTCTGCGCACCCGTCGCCGCCTGGTCGGTCACGGTGACCCGGCAGGCCCGGATCAACGGCGTCTTCCGCTTCGTGCTGATGCCGCTCTACATGTTCTCCGGGACCTTCTTCTCCACCGACCAGCTGCCCCGGTGGCTGCACGCCGTCATCGCCTGCACCCCGCTCTACCAGGGCATCGAGCTGTGCCGCTCGATCGTCGCCGGCACCGCCACGGCCCGCGGCACTGCGCTGCACACCGGCTACCTCGCCGCCCTGGTCCTGCTGGGCTACCTGGCCGCCCGCCGTACCTTCACCCGCCGGCTGAACGGATAG
- a CDS encoding ABC transporter permease — protein MPALLLIERNLLIYRHTWYLLLAEVLEPMLYLLTIGVGIGQLVGHVPGLGGSAQGDVSYSVYVAPALLATAAMNGAMNETTFNMFAKLKLQRVYDSILATPMTVYDVAVGEVCWALLRGVLITAGFLAVVGAFGLVHSVWIILVVPGAALVGFAFASVGLAVVTCLRTWADFQFIQLAMLPMFLFATTFYPLSVYPRPIQIAVECLPLYQSIQLIRLPALGHPGTALLLPVVYLLLMGALGLRIALPRMQRLLLR, from the coding sequence GTGCCCGCCCTGCTCCTGATCGAACGCAATCTGCTGATCTACCGCCACACCTGGTACCTGCTGCTGGCCGAGGTGCTGGAGCCGATGCTCTACCTGCTGACCATCGGCGTCGGCATCGGCCAGCTGGTCGGACACGTCCCCGGCCTGGGCGGCAGCGCACAAGGAGACGTCAGCTACTCGGTGTACGTCGCCCCGGCGCTGCTGGCCACCGCCGCGATGAACGGCGCGATGAACGAGACCACCTTCAACATGTTCGCCAAGCTGAAGCTGCAGCGCGTCTACGACTCCATCCTGGCCACCCCGATGACCGTGTACGACGTCGCCGTCGGCGAGGTGTGCTGGGCACTGCTGCGCGGGGTGCTCATCACCGCCGGCTTCCTCGCCGTGGTCGGCGCCTTCGGCCTGGTCCACTCAGTGTGGATCATTCTGGTGGTCCCCGGCGCCGCACTGGTCGGCTTCGCCTTCGCCTCGGTGGGCCTGGCCGTGGTCACCTGTCTGCGCACCTGGGCGGACTTCCAGTTCATCCAGCTGGCAATGCTGCCGATGTTCCTGTTCGCGACCACCTTCTACCCGCTGTCGGTGTACCCCAGGCCGATCCAGATCGCGGTGGAGTGCCTGCCGCTCTACCAGAGCATCCAGCTGATCCGGCTGCCCGCCCTCGGCCACCCCGGGACGGCCCTGCTGCTCCCGGTGGTGTACCTGCTGCTGATGGGCGCACTCGGGCTGCGGATCGCCCTGCCCCGGATGCAGAGGCTGCTGCTGCGCTGA
- a CDS encoding DUF3349 domain-containing protein has translation MPLPPVLSSIVGWLRAGYPEGVPERDYVPLFALLASQLTEDQVSSIIEELVGGSDPITAKAIRDAAESTAAGPLADSDVARVKARLAAGGWPLARPEA, from the coding sequence ATGCCCTTGCCACCCGTACTGTCGTCCATCGTCGGCTGGCTGCGTGCCGGCTATCCCGAGGGAGTTCCGGAGCGCGACTACGTTCCGCTGTTCGCGCTGCTCGCCAGTCAGTTGACGGAGGATCAGGTCTCCTCGATCATCGAGGAGCTGGTCGGCGGCAGCGACCCGATCACCGCCAAGGCCATCCGCGACGCTGCCGAGAGCACCGCCGCCGGCCCGCTCGCCGACAGCGACGTGGCCCGGGTCAAGGCCAGGCTGGCGGCCGGCGGCTGGCCGCTGGCCCGACCCGAGGCCTGA
- a CDS encoding inorganic phosphate transporter, translating into MGNDTLLALVVVTALAFDFTNGFHDTGNAMATSIATGALGPRTAVALSGALNLVGAFLSLSVAATIASGLVATNLVTLTVVFAGLAGGIIWNLLTWFLGIPSSSSHALIGGVVGSTIAAAGGHAVKWHGLVQKVIIPAGLSPVIAGLVAATGTWLVYRISRGVHPKARSHGFRIGQIGSASMVSLAHGTNDAQKTMGIITLALIANGSLHSGAKAPFWVILSCAIAIALGTYMGGWRVIRTLGKGLVEIESPQGMAAESSSAAIILLSSHFGYSLSTTHVATGSILGTGVGKKGAEVRWSVAGRMAVAWLFTLPAAGLVGAGGYGLAHVIGGNAGIVVVLVLLLAVAGLIYLRSRRTAVSHQNVNAEWTGTVAPPSEKPKEVASV; encoded by the coding sequence GTGGGTAACGACACTCTGCTTGCTCTGGTGGTCGTCACGGCTCTGGCCTTCGACTTCACCAATGGATTCCACGACACGGGCAATGCCATGGCGACGTCCATCGCCACCGGCGCCCTCGGCCCCAGGACAGCCGTCGCGCTGTCCGGAGCACTCAATCTGGTCGGTGCCTTCCTCTCGCTGAGCGTCGCGGCGACCATCGCCAGCGGCCTGGTGGCCACCAACCTCGTCACTCTCACCGTGGTCTTCGCCGGACTGGCCGGGGGCATCATCTGGAACCTCCTCACCTGGTTCCTGGGGATCCCCTCCAGCTCCTCGCACGCGCTGATCGGCGGGGTGGTCGGTTCGACCATCGCCGCGGCAGGCGGCCACGCGGTCAAATGGCACGGGCTGGTCCAGAAGGTGATCATCCCGGCCGGGCTGTCGCCGGTGATCGCCGGGCTGGTCGCCGCCACCGGGACCTGGCTGGTCTACCGGATCAGCCGCGGGGTGCACCCCAAGGCCCGCAGCCACGGCTTCCGGATCGGACAGATCGGGTCGGCCTCGATGGTGTCGCTGGCCCACGGCACCAACGACGCCCAGAAGACCATGGGCATCATCACCCTGGCGCTGATCGCCAACGGCAGCCTGCACTCGGGCGCCAAGGCGCCGTTCTGGGTGATCCTCAGCTGTGCCATCGCCATCGCCCTGGGCACCTACATGGGCGGCTGGCGGGTGATCCGGACCCTCGGCAAGGGGCTGGTGGAGATCGAGTCCCCGCAGGGGATGGCCGCCGAGTCCTCCTCGGCCGCGATCATCCTGCTGTCCAGCCACTTCGGCTACTCGCTGTCGACCACCCATGTCGCCACCGGGTCGATCCTGGGCACCGGCGTCGGCAAGAAGGGCGCCGAGGTCCGCTGGAGCGTGGCCGGACGGATGGCCGTCGCCTGGCTGTTCACCCTGCCGGCCGCCGGGCTGGTCGGCGCGGGCGGCTACGGGCTCGCGCACGTGATCGGCGGCAACGCCGGGATCGTGGTGGTGCTGGTGCTGCTGCTCGCGGTGGCCGGGCTCATCTACCTCAGGTCCCGCCGCACCGCGGTGAGCCACCAGAACGTCAACGCGGAGTGGACCGGAACGGTCGCGCCGCCGAGTGAGAAGCCGAAGGAGGTCGCGTCGGTATGA